TACGACTACCTCATCAAGCTCCTCCTCATCGGCGACAGCGGTGATTCTCCTTGCTCCTCCTGCTAGATCTCTCTCCCGGCATGCCGCGGGCTTCTCTGCGCGAGTGCGCAATGGTTAGTAAGGGGATGATAGTTGTGTATAAACTGGCTTGCTGCGTCTGTTCTTCGGTTCCAACTAGAAGTCATCTGGCCTGGTTGCTTGTAAGTTATAGATGGATGGACTGGTCGTTTTGGCAGCTTTAATTTGCTCCAGCGGATTGATAAAGGCCTAAGCCTAACCATCATCACTGCTGTGGTGGCAGTGCCACTGATGTGAGGAAGTCACCAGTATGCTCTTCCTTAGTTTCTTGGTGAGCTGCCAAGGAAGGGATTTCAGCGTCCGGAGCCGCCGCCGAACGCTCTGGAAAGTCAGAAACTGTAGGTGATATAATCAAAGCTGTAGGTGGAGAGGTGAAAAGCCTAGGTCTGGCCTGAgctggttatacctggcaatggcgatgttttttttttatgtcgttaccttgttgaagacattgCTCGGATTGATTCTTCAGGCTAAAAACCTAGATTCTGGCCTTGGTGGTTGGATCCGATGATGGCGACACTTGAATGTcactcccttcttgaaggcgttgttgTTGAAGAACCTCGTTGTCCGTGTGGTTCATGAGCTGGTTTGCGCGGATATGGTCATTGATGTGGTTTGCCGATTATGGATCTGATAGCTTTGGGTTTTCCTTTATTCCTCGCCAATGCATGGTTTTGGTCTTATACGACTTTGCTATTTGCCAGCGTGTTTTTTGAGTGCATCCgttggtgttggctgtgtgcatcctagctatgcagaggccgggtgtgtgctctttcggtttgtatcctcttgatgctaccttttgagccaataaaatccaccctttgtccAAAAAGGTGAAGAACTTTTACGATCAACAGAGGAATGACTCTGACTACTACCTACTGGATGCCGTTTATTTTGTGTTATTTTCATTTTGGTTTGATAGATGCTTGGTTTGTTTTCTTCAGAACACCGCTGCTAGGTTGAAAGTTCGTGGGGTTGTGAAATGGTATCCTATGATATCCGTTGCCCACTAATGCGTTTCTTTGCATGATTGAAGGAACCTCTTGTAGAAGGGGTGCTTTTGTACTTATGCAAGTATGGTTGTTTCATGCTTTACCAATGGCAGCATCTAGTTGTTTTGAAGGTCCTCATTTAATACTCGGCTAGTTTGCTGTCAGACTGTCTAAGCATGTGTACAGGACAACAATTCACCTAGTTGAGTTTTGTATGGAAGTGTGTGACTGAAAATGGGAACAGTACTGAAAGTTTATAAAGAAAATACAATGGGTCCTGTAAGAACCTTTATTCAATGCAATTTAGTGTAGAGAGTAGACACATTGACCAGTCAAAGCTGCCTTGCGGATCCTTTCTGGATATATTCTGTGTGTATGAGACCCGCATGGTGGCTAGCGAGAAAACTAATCAATTGTGAGATATGATGACATACAATCAGCATTGTTACCCGTGATAAAATAATCACATACTCGAGTATAATGTGCTTTAGATTAAAAATACGTTTAATTTTGGTGTGATGTGTTGTTGTACTCTATTTGATTTCACAGTGTGGCTCAGTTCTTTTGGCCGATTCTCTCAGAACCTTGAGAATTGGACCCCCCNNNNNNNNNNNNNNNNNNNNNNNNNNNNNNNNNNNNNNNNNNNNNNNNNNNNNNNNNNNNNNNNNNNNNNNNNNNNNNNNNNNNNNNNNNNNNNNNNNNNNNNNNNNNNNNNNNNNNNNNNNNNNNNNNNNNNNNNNNNNNNNNNNNNNNNNNNNNNNNNNNNNNNNNNNNNNNNNNNNNNNNNNNNNNNNNNNNNNNNNNNNNNNNNNNNNNNNNNNNNNNNNNNNNNNNNNNNNNNNNNNNNNNNNNNNNNNNNNNNNNNNNNNNNNNNNNNNNNNNNNNNNNNNNNNNNNNNNNNNNNAGATTCTACCAGAATCTTCAAGCCATATCTTTTTGACAATCCTACCTATTTCGGGAGGTCTGATTTTCAAGATCCTGGGATAATCGGCCAAAAGAACTGGGCCACATCTCTTCTGGTAGTATATGAGCTTGACCCTATCGGACATTTGCGTGAGTTGCGAAATATAATGGTTAGTAAGCCAGTTCTCAAAGGACTCATGCTTCTCTTTGTGGCTTTCTCAGTCTTGTATTGATAGTTTATGACATACTTATTCACTCTATTCTTTTGCCAACTCACTTATTGGAAATCTTCCATTTTTATTCTCATTATCTAGGTGTTGGCAAGAGTTGCCTCCTCCTACGGTTCTCTGATGGCTCCTTCACTACTAGTTTTATTACTACAATAGGGTATGTTTTGTGTTCAGAAGCTTTCTAGTTTTCATCATAGGCACTGTCAGAGTGTCACCCCTGTTTGTATAAAATATTTGGGACTGTCTGCCCTTCTTTATTTAAAATCATTCCTATGTGCAGTATTGACTTCAAGATAAGAACAATTGAACTGGATGGCAAGCGCATTAAGTTGCAAATTTGGGATACAGCCGGTCAAGAGCGATTCAGGACTATCACGACAGGTGCAATGTTTGTTTCGCTCTGTGCTAGAGACTAATTCTATGAAGCTTATATGAAAATCCTTTTCTCAAGTGAAGTTAATTTTTTCTCAGCATACTACCGGGGAGCCATGGGAATCTTGCTTGTTTATGATGTCACGGATGAGTCATCTTTCAACAGTACCGTCTTTCAGTACACTCTTCAAGCTTCAGTGTAGATGCTAAAATTTTCTTTTTTTGTATTGACATTTGAGTTTATTTTTTAACATACAGACATACGGAACTGGATACGCAACATTGAGCAACATGCCTCTGAtaatgtgaacaaaattttgatAGGCAACAAGGCTGATATGGATGAGAGTAAAAGGGTACTGATCTAGGCATCCTCCCTCTATATGTTATCTGCTGTTCTTATTGTCTACTCCCTAGTGCATGCATCGCATTCTAGAAATGTACACACTTCACACCCATATGCATGTAGAGAAGATTATAGCCCTCCTTATTAGGCTACTTACCGCCTTTGGAAGTTGTGTCTAACAAATGGCTAGCTAAAGGTAGGGTTATGCAAGGggaaaaaaatctctgtaaagttatcTCAAAATGGTAGAATGACATGCATTCAGGAACCAAATATGGATGCAAGAAGGAATGGATGGAGTAATACTTAGAAGCGTCTTCGTACTGTTGTTCATTTGGTATTATTAGCTCACAGCTCATTATCTGTGCAATTGTTATTGCAggctgtttctactgcaaagggacaagCACTAGCGGATGAATATGGCATCCAGTTCTTTGAAACTGTAAGTTGTTGTGCTGAAGGTTTGATCTTTTCACAAATTGAACCTTCTTCAATTTTACCTTGTGCTGTATCTTTCAGAGTGCCAAGACAAACCTCAATGTTGAGCAAGTTTTCTTTTCCATTGCCCGAGATATTAAGCAGAGGCTTGCTGAGACTGATTCCAAGCCCGAGGTAAAGGTCATACCGAGCAATTTTCCTatgttgatttgaactttgtttggATTTTGAAATATTACATTGATGCTTATAGGACCAGACGATCAAGATTAACAAGACAGAAGGTTCTGAGAATCCAGAATCTCAGAAATCTGCCTGCTGTGGCTCATGAGGAATACGTGGACTTCTACCATGGGCTGTTTTAACTTTATCTGTTTATTACTGTCAGCTTGTTATTATAGGAACTGTAAGACTTAAGGAGATgactatgttgtggttgttgtgttACCTTCTATATTCTTTGCAGCAGCAACTATTACTTTTAATGTAGTTTTTGTGATTTCTAGGGGTGATTGCATGTTGTATTGCCATCGTGAGAACCATCCACTTGCTGCTGATGTAACTGCATTTCAGTTTTTCAATCGGTTGGTTGCTACATCTGCAAAACTCCATTGAGCTCCATTTGCGCGTCGTGCTACACTTTAGTTGAATGCTGCACTAGCCATGGACAACTTTTTGCTAGGATGCTTTCCCCGACGAGCACCCGCCATCCTTCGGTGGATAATGAATGACCATAATTATTTGAGCAAGCAAAATCATTCCTGAGGAAGTTAATTTGAGCACCCTTTTCTACAAACATGCAAACTGCATGAATTGCAAATATTCCAgtaatattgtactccctccgtcacataTTGGTtttaataacatcttatattacgGGATGGAGCGAGTACTATGCATACTGCGTTAGGCTATGCCAACTTCGTTAGTTTCGTGCCTTGTAAATGGTCGGTAGAATTTGTCTTTGATCGTCAATGAAAAAATGACCACCTGAAATCCTGAATGATGAACATATGTTGTGTGTGCTTGAATGTTTCCATGGACTGCTGTAGACCTTGTTTTGTTCTATATATTTATACTACTTGTTTAGATGTGCCGGTGAAAAGTTAGAAAGCGTCTTTGAACTGTTGAATGTTTGTTTCCTTGCGTCCAGTTTTCATTTATCTATTAGGAATGCAATACAAAAGTTCCATGTTGTCATGCTGCTGCAAGCAGAATGGGTTGACTGTGCTCatgttttttttgcgggggacGTGTTTATTTATTTGACGTAATTGGCTTTGAAATGTCTTTTTTTTTTGTGATGAAATAAAAATTGAAATGTCTGTCATTTGACTTTGTGTTCTGAAGAAAATGCTAGCCTTCATCAGTAGGAACAGAAACTTTATGAAAATTGACTTGCTGAAACAAATGTTAGCCTTCATTAGTAGGAACAAAAACTTTATGAAAATCGACTTAGAGGGTGcttgatacgttttagtcccatgactaaaagtagtgggactaaaacttgctagcctcattcATGCTTGGATTCAAATACTAaaaagactaaaatcaagttaatgagcatttattatcgtccaaaccctccaatccagaacttgcctgtgttaaaggagagaacttaaatgagaagagagaggactaatccacattctaGTAGGGGTACcccagactaaatttttttagtcttaagactagttttagcccctctttagtcaggggtgcttgaaactttagcctcttaaagagactatttttaatcagactaaaataagtcttttggatccaagcaccctcttacttTTCGAAATGAACAGCCTAGTAAGCAAACATTATTACACGTTCTCAACATGTAATGATTCAAAAGGGCGACAATAAGTGGTAAATTTCATGAAGTATTATTTACAGCAAGGAAATGCAAAAGTTCATGTTTGATCCGTTTCAGAACTACGCCGGCGTGCCAGCCTATGAACATTTACATCTAAAAATTtacaacaaaaaaatctaacagatATAAAATAAAAGTATAAAATAAACCAATAGAACAGTTTAGCAGGAAAGCAATCAGCAGCCACCGCCATGCGAGGAACATCAGGGGGCACGAGCAATCTGAATGATCAGAGGAAGCAGTCTAACATGGCGAGCGCCTTGTGTACGCTCTGCCCGGCAGCGGCGCCGAGCCCCGCCGCGCTCCTGCACTTGGCGCAGTTCTCCGACGGCGTCAGGTTCAGGTCCAGGCAGATCCCGCCGGCGTCGCACGACGCCAGCGCCGTCTCGGGCGCCGCGGCCTTGCTGCTCGGCGCGTTggtggcggcctcggcctcgacgcGGTGCCGGCGCATGTGCCCGCCCAGCGCCTGGCCGACGGCGAACTCGAGCCCACAGACGGGGCACTCGTGCGCCCTCGGCCTGGCCGGCTGCGGCGGCGCCTGGCGGCCGAGGCGGAGCGCCGCGTCGTCGTCGACGCTGCTGAGAGCGAGCTGCGGCTGCGGATGGTGCAGCCTGGGGCGCTTGTGGCTGGCGCGGTGCCCTCCGAGCGCCTGGAACGTGGGGAACTGCCGGTTGCACGTCTTGCACTCGAACACGCGGCCGCCGCCCATCGCCTGCGCCGCCCCGGCGACGGCGCGCTGGTGCTggtgctgctggtgctgctgcgCGAGGAGCATGAGCAGGTGGGCCGTGTCCAGGCTGCCCAGCTCCATGTCCCACACATCCCTGCCTCTCTTGCTCATGGCTCTCGACTTCTCGAGCCTGGACTTGATCTCTCGCCGGCCGGTTAGGGTAGGTAGTCGAAAGTCGCAGTGTACTTTGCGTGCGTTCGTACCACCTTGGCCTGCACTGTGTAATGCATATGTGGGTCTGGCCCGTATGGTGGATGCCTCTTATATAGTGTGCGCAGCTTGAGGTTGGGGTTTGGTGCACGTAGGAAACGGGCGCGCACGCACGACTACTACTAGTGGCTTCATGTGTTTGTTGGCTTCCAGACATGGACGTGTCTGCGTCTACTTTTCGATCGGGAAGTTTGACCGCGCGCTCTGAAGGAGACTAGTTACTGGTCTACTAGAGTCTACAGTACGACCCGTACTGAATCTGCGTTCAATCTTGTCATGTGACTAAGGTAGATCGCAGTATCTAGTCTAGTCAACATGTGTGTTCAGGCGATCGAGCTGACTCTTCTAGACCGGCCGGCTGGCTGCACGCCCCGGCTAAGCAAGCACAGAATCGTAAACAGCAGACACCTGCGGACGTGCCCGATGGCCATGGTGCGGCGTCGCGACCGACGTAGCGTAGCGTGTTCGTTCTGAACAGGGGTGCCTCTGGTTCACCGTGCCGTGCGTGTTTTACTTCCGCGCGGGCGGCGATCTCGACCCAGCCTCTGCATGGGTTTCAGTCTTTCACACACTCTCCGGTTGACGTACTACGTGGTTTTGTTGCTGCCGTCACCAAATTTATTGGCTCGACCGGCGAACGGAGAGTTGGCGATCGACACGAATACCTCCATCCAAATCATCTAGAACGGGCGGCGCGACGTCCCTGTTCAAAACAGGCTCCGTTGTTGCCTCCGTGGAATCTAAAAATTCATACCACTACTAGCAGTCTCGGTAAAAAGTTTAGCTTACAAAGCAGTCCGATTCAGGGTTGATTAATCACTTGACCGGACTTAACGGCTGCTTAGCCAGCTGCCGACATCTTATAGGTGTGTGCTCAACATGATCGTGCAGGCTGCTCGATCGCTAATTGTTATTTTCGGGCTGCTAATTGATGCGTTTGACCGGCGATGCTCATGCTTTAGCTAGCCTTGGAATTCTTTGGATAATCAACACTTGGTCATATTTTTTTCCCTAGAGAACCAATGATCAATTTAATTTACGACGAGC
The Triticum dicoccoides isolate Atlit2015 ecotype Zavitan chromosome 3A, WEW_v2.0, whole genome shotgun sequence genome window above contains:
- the LOC119269517 gene encoding ras-related protein RABE1c is translated as MAAPPARARADYDYLIKLLLIGDSGVGKSCLLLRFSDGSFTTSFITTIGIDFKIRTIELDGKRIKLQIWDTAGQERFRTITTAYYRGAMGILLVYDVTDESSFNNIRNWIRNIEQHASDNVNKILIGNKADMDESKRAVSTAKGQALADEYGIQFFETSAKTNLNVEQVFFSIARDIKQRLAETDSKPEDQTIKINKTEGSENPESQKSACCGS
- the LOC119272275 gene encoding zinc finger protein ZAT12-like; its protein translation is MSKRGRDVWDMELGSLDTAHLLMLLAQQHQQHQHQRAVAGAAQAMGGGRVFECKTCNRQFPTFQALGGHRASHKRPRLHHPQPQLALSSVDDDAALRLGRQAPPQPARPRAHECPVCGLEFAVGQALGGHMRRHRVEAEAATNAPSSKAAAPETALASCDAGGICLDLNLTPSENCAKCRSAAGLGAAAGQSVHKALAMLDCFL